The Barnesiella intestinihominis YIT 11860 genome includes a window with the following:
- a CDS encoding endonuclease, producing the protein MSCISRNCLLLVVLTCLFPFFVFAEIPAGYYDDAVGKSGEDLQKSLSTILNDATDVGYNGLWNLYKTTDRRSDGKVWDMYSDVTNYTFGTDQCGTYGVEGDCYNREHSVPKSWFSEQSPMKSDVWHVYPTDGKINGMRSNNPFGEVGSGASSSKNGFSQWGKCVTPGYSGTVFEPNDEYKGDFARTYFYFATRYQNRITNWGSIFVSNYPHIIDWQLNMLLRWHEQDPVSQKELDRNEAVYESRQGNRNPFIDYPELVDLIFGDSRNIPFMPDGGDAPYIEAPRNGSTVDMGIASVNSSSPVTVQLSVRGRNIESTVSVEVGGNDSECFSVNRRELTADEVNNGTTVELAYRSSVVGSHEAVLEISGGGLKSPIIVNLKGQAIDDFVALPAKDITKNSFVAVWTPKSEATDYELNVWYDDYSSSAPEKDILDVTFSSKPDSWTYEGYTAVESGKLRLGSGKDDGSAISPVVDLSADDVSITVEASPYKTTDNSVLYILVDDEPVDEISLPEGTVTKTIPFKGGTKSSKITFKAEKTHRVYLHSVKVKSGGGSTPVVLDGYPRRVGDVNEYMVSDLTPAVQYHYTVTPYIGEEAQSESNTISVSTWSAAVDDMEADRVLIFTSGNVLHILNAPMNAVASWYTMDGRLCGSRILHSEEVEWELPEGIYIVRVVSPSLQNTVRVHSSR; encoded by the coding sequence ATGAGCTGTATTTCACGTAACTGTTTGTTGCTTGTCGTTTTGACTTGCTTGTTTCCGTTCTTTGTATTTGCAGAGATTCCTGCCGGATATTATGATGATGCTGTTGGAAAAAGCGGTGAGGATTTGCAAAAAAGTTTGTCTACCATCTTAAACGATGCAACCGATGTAGGTTATAATGGCTTGTGGAATCTTTATAAAACGACAGATAGACGTTCCGATGGGAAAGTGTGGGACATGTATTCCGATGTAACGAACTATACTTTTGGAACCGATCAATGTGGCACATATGGGGTTGAAGGCGATTGCTATAACAGGGAGCACTCGGTTCCTAAAAGCTGGTTTAGTGAGCAGTCGCCTATGAAGTCCGATGTGTGGCATGTCTATCCAACCGATGGAAAAATAAACGGAATGCGTAGTAATAATCCGTTTGGAGAGGTAGGCTCTGGCGCATCGAGCTCAAAAAATGGATTTTCCCAATGGGGGAAATGTGTGACTCCCGGTTATTCGGGTACGGTATTCGAGCCGAACGATGAATATAAAGGAGATTTTGCGCGTACTTATTTCTACTTTGCTACTCGGTATCAAAACCGTATAACGAATTGGGGAAGTATATTTGTTTCTAATTATCCTCATATTATCGATTGGCAACTCAATATGTTACTTCGTTGGCACGAACAAGACCCCGTTAGCCAAAAAGAATTGGATAGAAATGAAGCTGTCTATGAGTCGCGTCAAGGAAATCGGAACCCGTTTATCGATTATCCCGAATTGGTCGATCTCATCTTTGGAGACAGTCGTAATATCCCCTTTATGCCAGATGGAGGAGATGCTCCGTATATCGAGGCTCCTCGAAACGGATCGACTGTCGATATGGGAATCGCTTCGGTGAATAGTTCTTCACCGGTAACGGTTCAACTGTCTGTTAGAGGACGTAATATCGAGAGTACTGTTTCGGTTGAAGTAGGGGGTAATGATAGTGAGTGCTTTTCGGTGAATCGTCGGGAACTTACAGCCGATGAGGTTAATAATGGAACGACTGTCGAGTTAGCCTATCGTTCTTCGGTAGTAGGTTCGCACGAAGCTGTTTTGGAAATATCGGGAGGTGGGTTAAAGTCTCCGATTATCGTTAATTTGAAAGGACAGGCTATCGATGATTTTGTCGCATTGCCGGCGAAGGATATTACGAAAAATTCTTTTGTGGCGGTTTGGACTCCGAAATCGGAAGCAACCGATTATGAATTGAATGTGTGGTACGACGACTATTCGTCGAGTGCTCCTGAGAAGGACATATTGGACGTGACGTTTTCGTCGAAGCCCGATTCGTGGACCTATGAGGGATATACTGCTGTTGAATCGGGAAAATTACGATTAGGTTCAGGTAAAGATGATGGTAGCGCCATTTCTCCGGTGGTCGATTTGTCGGCAGACGATGTGTCTATAACAGTGGAGGCATCGCCTTACAAAACAACCGATAATTCGGTTTTGTACATTCTGGTAGATGATGAACCTGTCGATGAAATATCGTTACCGGAAGGGACGGTGACGAAAACAATTCCTTTCAAAGGAGGGACGAAGTCATCGAAGATTACGTTCAAAGCAGAAAAAACCCATCGTGTCTATTTGCACAGCGTTAAAGTGAAAAGCGGCGGAGGTTCTACCCCTGTTGTTTTAGATGGATATCCTCGTCGGGTAGGAGATGTAAACGAATATATGGTATCCGATTTAACTCCCGCTGTGCAGTATCATTATACGGTGACTCCTTATATCGGGGAAGAGGCTCAGTCGGAGTCTAATACGATTTCGGTCTCTACGTGGTCGGCAGCTGTCGATGATATGGAGGCAGATCGTGTTTTGATATTTACCTCTGGGAATGTGTTGCATATACTCAATGCCCCGATGAATGCTGTTGCCTCGTGGTATACGATGGACGGGCGTTTGTGTGGCTCGCGGATTTTGCATAGCGAGGAGGTCGAATGGGAGTTGCCCGAAGGAATTTATATCGTGAGGGTTGTATCTCCGTCGTTACAAAATACGGTGAGAGTGCATAGCTCGCGTTGA
- a CDS encoding ABC transporter permease, which translates to MKLFHSIKIGLSDIYYIWRREYRAVFHDLGIVLFFFALPFAYPIVYAAVYNPEVVREVPMVVVDNARTPLSRELAREMDATPNAHIVSYCADMDEAKHMMYEKRCYGILFIPEDFSRKIERGEQSVVSFYSDMSILLNYKGFLIALTDVTMNLGGKLQTQALGGATQEQINVATQPIPYSSINLYNPESGLASFLLPAILVLILQQSLILGIGMMAGGIYEHRQLHLFYSGREHMHNNVLHLVIGKSLCYFSLYILCTAYILHFIPWLFKYPQIGSQVEIYSFAVPFLLSSIFFGMTLSIFVRERESSFLLFVFTSVIFLFISGITWPRYAMPEYWKWLGALIPSTWGIEGFVRMNTAGAGIYDVRHAYTMLWILTGVYFVTTCLVYRYQIWKDKKRGFSGVLDSGVD; encoded by the coding sequence ATGAAATTGTTTCATTCTATAAAAATAGGTTTGTCCGACATTTATTACATTTGGCGGCGGGAATACCGTGCTGTTTTTCATGATTTGGGAATCGTGCTGTTTTTCTTTGCTTTACCATTCGCTTATCCGATTGTATATGCCGCAGTGTATAACCCTGAGGTAGTGAGGGAAGTGCCTATGGTCGTCGTGGATAATGCCCGTACCCCTTTGAGCCGGGAGCTCGCTCGTGAGATGGACGCGACACCGAATGCGCATATTGTTTCGTATTGTGCCGATATGGACGAGGCGAAGCACATGATGTATGAAAAGCGTTGTTATGGAATATTGTTTATTCCGGAAGATTTCAGTCGAAAAATAGAGCGAGGTGAACAAAGTGTCGTTTCGTTCTATTCGGATATGAGTATTCTCTTGAATTACAAAGGTTTTTTAATTGCGTTAACCGATGTGACGATGAACCTCGGAGGAAAGTTACAGACTCAGGCTTTGGGTGGAGCCACGCAGGAACAAATCAATGTAGCGACACAACCCATTCCGTATAGCTCTATTAATTTGTATAATCCAGAGTCGGGTTTGGCATCGTTTTTATTGCCTGCCATATTGGTGTTGATTTTACAGCAGAGCCTTATTTTGGGAATTGGTATGATGGCTGGGGGAATTTATGAACATCGACAGTTACACCTGTTTTACAGTGGACGAGAACATATGCACAATAATGTATTGCATTTGGTGATAGGCAAATCATTGTGCTATTTTAGCTTGTATATTTTATGTACGGCATACATATTACATTTTATTCCGTGGCTTTTTAAATATCCGCAGATAGGTAGTCAGGTAGAAATTTATTCTTTTGCCGTTCCGTTCTTGTTATCTTCTATATTTTTTGGAATGACGCTATCTATATTTGTTCGAGAACGTGAAAGTTCTTTCTTGTTGTTTGTCTTTACTTCGGTTATATTTTTGTTCATATCGGGTATTACATGGCCTCGTTATGCCATGCCGGAGTACTGGAAGTGGTTGGGTGCTCTCATTCCGTCTACTTGGGGAATAGAAGGCTTTGTACGTATGAATACGGCCGGGGCTGGTATTTATGATGTGCGTCATGCCTATACGATGTTATGGATTCTGACGGGAGTTTATTTTGTGACGACTTGCTTGGTTTATAGGTATCAGATTTGGAAAGATAAAAAACGAGGCTTTTCGGGAGTGCTCGATTCAGGGGTAGATTAA
- a CDS encoding ABC transporter permease — MSERMEYQTGLWATIVRELKQLVSRPIYVLCMVGAPLFSCIFLLSLMHEGLPHKIPVAIVDHDHTSTSRNFIQQLGSQESVDVTYKLNSFTEARELMQSGDIFGFLIIPEDFEAKAIAGRQPEISFYTNDAYYIPASLLYKSFKTMSVLASGAVVRQVLLSAGAEESQIMAKLQPIATDMHALGNPWISYSVYLNNSFLPGLLQLMILLVTVFSIGSEMKRATSREWLRTADDSIIIAITGKLIPQTIIFFSMGLLYLSLLYGYLHFPMHNSIWHMIFAMFLLVVASQSFAVIIMCFAPSLRIGLSVGGLVGVLSLSIAGFSFPVPAMYLPFQAISYVLPVRHYFLIYVDQALNGIPLYYSRVHYVALILFAVASTPLLPRLKKALMRQVYVP; from the coding sequence ATGTCAGAACGAATGGAATATCAAACGGGGCTTTGGGCTACTATTGTCCGGGAATTGAAACAACTGGTTTCGCGTCCTATCTATGTACTTTGTATGGTAGGAGCGCCGCTATTCAGTTGCATATTCCTGCTTTCCTTGATGCACGAAGGGTTACCTCATAAGATTCCGGTAGCGATTGTTGATCACGATCACACCTCTACGTCTAGGAATTTTATTCAACAGCTTGGATCTCAGGAGTCGGTCGATGTTACCTATAAGTTGAATAGCTTTACCGAGGCTCGGGAGTTGATGCAGTCGGGTGATATTTTCGGATTTTTGATTATTCCTGAGGATTTTGAAGCGAAGGCTATCGCCGGTCGTCAACCCGAGATTTCTTTTTATACGAATGATGCCTATTACATTCCTGCGTCGTTGCTATATAAAAGTTTCAAAACCATGTCGGTGTTAGCTTCGGGTGCAGTCGTGCGCCAAGTGTTACTTTCTGCGGGAGCCGAGGAGTCACAGATTATGGCTAAGTTGCAGCCGATAGCGACGGATATGCATGCGTTGGGCAATCCGTGGATTAGCTATTCGGTTTATCTGAATAATTCTTTCCTTCCCGGGTTATTGCAATTGATGATTCTGTTGGTTACGGTTTTCAGTATCGGATCTGAGATGAAACGAGCCACGTCGAGAGAATGGCTGCGGACTGCCGACGATTCGATTATTATTGCTATTACAGGTAAACTCATTCCCCAAACGATCATATTTTTTTCGATGGGGCTTTTATACTTGTCGTTGCTATACGGTTATTTGCATTTCCCGATGCATAACAGCATTTGGCACATGATTTTCGCGATGTTCTTGTTGGTTGTCGCTTCACAGAGTTTTGCGGTAATTATTATGTGTTTTGCGCCTTCGTTAAGAATTGGGTTGAGTGTCGGTGGTCTGGTGGGAGTCTTGTCTCTTTCTATCGCGGGATTTTCTTTCCCTGTGCCGGCTATGTATTTGCCGTTCCAAGCTATCTCGTATGTGTTGCCTGTACGGCATTATTTTTTGATTTATGTAGATCAGGCATTGAATGGAATACCTCTTTATTATTCGCGTGTACATTATGTCGCATTGATTTTGTTTGCGGTGGCATCCACTCCGTTGTTACCCCGGTTGAAAAAGGCTTTGATGCGTCAAGTATATGTACCGTGA
- a CDS encoding HlyD family secretion protein translates to MENLREKKERSLVVGLIALIVIIVVLALIGLFLLKPEPQIIQGQAEATQVRVSGKLPGRVVEFMVEEGQHVLAGDTLVHIHSSLVEAKLSQAEAMETVAKAQNKKVDSGTRVELLNSAYDMWQQAQAGLTIAKKTYERMQSLYKKGVVSEQKRDEAEAAYKAMVATESAAKSQYEMAKAGAQAEDKAAAAAMVAAAQGSVAEVESILSDSYLTAPTDGEIFDIFPNVGELVSLGAPIMNVLKLDDMWVSFNVREDLLENLTMGAEVQAIIPALENKEVTLKVFYIRDMGSYAVWRATKVTGQYDAKTFQVKARPVEPVDNLRPGMSVLLKRDKK, encoded by the coding sequence ATGGAAAATCTAAGAGAAAAGAAAGAGCGCAGTTTGGTCGTAGGCCTCATTGCTTTGATTGTCATTATAGTTGTTTTGGCCTTGATCGGATTATTTTTGCTTAAACCGGAGCCCCAAATTATTCAAGGGCAGGCCGAAGCGACACAAGTACGGGTTTCAGGAAAGTTGCCCGGCCGAGTGGTCGAATTCATGGTAGAGGAGGGACAGCATGTTCTGGCGGGGGATACATTGGTACATATTCATTCTTCGTTGGTAGAGGCGAAACTCTCACAGGCCGAGGCTATGGAAACCGTAGCTAAGGCTCAGAATAAAAAGGTGGACAGTGGTACGCGTGTGGAACTGTTGAATTCTGCTTATGATATGTGGCAACAGGCTCAAGCCGGCTTAACGATCGCCAAGAAGACGTATGAGCGTATGCAGTCGTTGTATAAGAAAGGAGTAGTTTCGGAACAAAAACGCGATGAAGCCGAGGCTGCTTATAAAGCAATGGTCGCTACTGAAAGTGCGGCTAAATCGCAATATGAAATGGCAAAGGCCGGTGCGCAGGCCGAGGATAAGGCTGCCGCTGCCGCTATGGTCGCCGCCGCACAAGGTAGTGTCGCAGAGGTCGAGTCTATTTTGTCGGATTCTTATCTGACGGCTCCTACCGACGGTGAAATTTTCGATATTTTTCCGAATGTGGGGGAATTGGTGAGTTTAGGTGCTCCGATTATGAATGTATTGAAACTCGACGATATGTGGGTTTCGTTCAATGTTCGGGAAGATTTGTTAGAAAATTTGACTATGGGAGCCGAAGTACAGGCCATAATTCCGGCATTGGAAAATAAGGAAGTGACTTTGAAAGTATTTTATATTCGGGATATGGGATCTTATGCGGTATGGCGCGCTACGAAAGTTACCGGGCAATACGATGCTAAAACTTTCCAAGTGAAAGCCCGTCCGGTCGAACCGGTCGATAATCTACGTCCGGGAATGTCGGTATTGTTGAAAAGAGATAAAAAGTAA